A single window of uncultured Methanospirillum sp. DNA harbors:
- a CDS encoding NosD domain-containing protein — MNIWIILLIFILLGCGGFAVSAVQPDGTSGNDLYSRILANNNEYVNQGSSEPGAEPKLSAVSGIESDPGVCSSSPESWVTITMPTTITCPGNYRISNDYNATNTTETGVTILSSNVTLDGNGHTFSGNGLLGTTGVTVQSGYNSIFEGVVIQNFRTDNSWRGINYIAISGAITNTTHTGGRVGIQASGDNNQILGNTIQNERSGIKILGGNYTVQNNQVFNTTICFDIQGYALSHFLHHIDRSNLVDGKPIVYYSNQSDFSVQTDTEPAMIIIANCRNVTVHNISTNNSYIGYQLVWNDQIHAENISDTRSMYGMVAISVQNGSFSNSSFTGNWDGIDIENGVNLSFSNITIVNPTLSGVWFYNSTHIKITDSSVKDTRSDLYPYPIPGIMAYLCDTFDVTKSSVSNASEYGIGIISSANVILDDVLVTKCGLLSSEESSIGKGGILLQNTTGFSVKNSRITKNYDGILLRNVTKGIISGNRISENEQSGLITNTTTQTILYNNIFNNSDNVLIDQYSYNTGWNISLTSGTNIVGGPNLGGNFWATPNNTGFSQTHTDRGDGICNGSFTLSPGQTDYLPLAEWSNPLTAGFDGNGTQGVPPLSVLFTDTSSGQPTHWNWMFGDGSVSHEQNPIHTYRGVGRYTVTLEVSDSNGRSDIIRKPGYIVTNSGRVTGPNGMIWISSTPSDAQVYADGVYLGETPLQSVGVPAGIRQILVSKDGYNDWTGYVQVRQGVFSYVPKVVLRSY, encoded by the coding sequence ATGAATATCTGGATAATACTCCTGATCTTCATCCTTTTAGGATGTGGGGGGTTCGCGGTATCGGCTGTCCAACCGGATGGTACCTCTGGAAACGATCTGTATTCCAGGATTTTAGCCAACAATAATGAGTACGTGAATCAGGGTTCTTCTGAACCTGGTGCCGAGCCGAAACTTTCTGCAGTTTCTGGTATAGAAAGTGATCCGGGTGTATGTTCCTCGTCACCGGAATCATGGGTTACCATTACTATGCCGACGACGATTACCTGCCCTGGTAATTATCGTATCTCAAACGATTACAATGCTACGAATACTACTGAAACAGGAGTTACAATTCTCTCTTCGAATGTTACCCTTGATGGAAATGGGCACACCTTCAGTGGAAATGGTCTTTTAGGAACAACCGGAGTGACTGTTCAATCCGGTTATAATTCAATATTCGAGGGGGTTGTAATACAAAATTTCAGAACTGACAACAGTTGGAGAGGAATTAATTACATTGCAATCTCCGGAGCAATTACTAATACTACTCATACCGGTGGAAGGGTCGGAATACAGGCATCAGGTGATAACAATCAGATCCTTGGCAATACCATTCAGAATGAGAGAAGTGGTATCAAGATTTTAGGAGGAAATTACACAGTTCAGAATAATCAGGTATTTAATACCACGATCTGCTTTGATATCCAGGGATATGCACTGTCACATTTCTTACATCATATTGACAGATCAAACCTGGTAGATGGAAAACCGATCGTGTACTATTCAAACCAGTCTGATTTTTCTGTCCAGACCGATACAGAGCCAGCGATGATCATCATCGCAAATTGTAGAAATGTTACCGTACATAACATCAGCACAAATAACTCCTATATCGGATACCAGTTAGTCTGGAATGATCAGATTCATGCTGAAAACATTTCAGATACACGTTCTATGTATGGAATGGTTGCTATCTCTGTTCAGAATGGATCTTTTTCAAATTCATCATTTACAGGAAATTGGGATGGAATAGATATTGAGAATGGAGTTAACCTTTCTTTCTCTAATATTACTATTGTAAACCCGACACTCAGTGGAGTATGGTTCTATAATAGTACACACATTAAAATCACCGATTCATCGGTAAAAGACACGAGATCAGATCTCTATCCATATCCAATCCCCGGGATTATGGCATATCTTTGTGATACGTTTGATGTAACAAAGAGTTCAGTCTCAAACGCGAGTGAATATGGAATTGGAATTATCAGTTCTGCCAATGTTATCCTGGATGATGTTCTGGTAACCAAATGTGGACTGCTCTCATCAGAAGAGAGTAGTATTGGTAAAGGAGGAATTCTTCTTCAGAATACGACCGGATTTTCTGTTAAAAATTCAAGAATCACCAAGAATTACGATGGTATCCTTTTGCGCAATGTCACAAAAGGAATAATTTCAGGAAACAGGATCTCTGAAAACGAACAGTCCGGTCTGATTACAAATACAACCACACAGACAATCCTGTATAATAATATCTTCAATAACTCTGACAACGTTCTCATCGATCAGTATAGTTACAATACTGGCTGGAACATCTCGCTCACGTCAGGAACCAATATTGTAGGGGGACCAAACCTCGGTGGTAACTTCTGGGCAACTCCGAATAACACTGGTTTCTCACAGACCCATACAGATCGGGGAGATGGTATCTGTAATGGCTCGTTCACTCTTTCTCCCGGCCAGACAGATTATCTACCATTGGCAGAGTGGAGTAACCCTCTGACCGCCGGGTTTGATGGAAATGGTACCCAGGGAGTTCCTCCGCTCTCTGTTTTATTCACTGATACCAGTTCCGGACAGCCAACTCATTGGAACTGGATGTTTGGTGACGGATCAGTATCTCATGAGCAGAATCCGATTCATACATACCGCGGTGTTGGCAGATATACCGTGACATTAGAGGTATCTGATTCTAATGGAAGATCAGACATCATCAGGAAACCGGGATACATTGTAACAAATTCTGGAAGAGTGACCGGACCGAATGGCATGATCTGGATATCCTCCACTCCGTCAGATGCACAGGTATATGCTGACGGAGT
- a CDS encoding ATP-binding cassette domain-containing protein, translating into MTGLEGIGSFDKQKAKRMTPAIQMQQVSRSFGKLIAVDNVSLEIPEGEIFGLLGPNGAGKTTILSILSTMLSPSSGSAMVNGHDTCTEPDDVRRSIGIVFQSQSIDEELSAWENMEYHARIFRVPREIRTRKINELLTLVELYDRRYDVLKKFSGGMKRRLELARGLLHHPSVLFLDEPTLGLDPQTRNHLWHYITTLSKEKGITIILTTHYMEEADRLCDRIGIIDHGRIIAIDTPDNLKSSLGGDLITIKSPLLNEVAQAIREPWINRVDVHQHEVIFSLMHAEQYVPIIMTRLIEKQIPITSLSIHKPTLEDVFLFYTGKKIRDSDVDFWENIQNRERMTGRA; encoded by the coding sequence TTGACCGGGTTAGAGGGAATTGGTTCGTTCGATAAACAGAAGGCAAAACGTATGACTCCTGCAATACAGATGCAACAGGTCTCACGATCCTTTGGAAAACTCATAGCAGTCGATAATGTCTCTCTTGAAATACCGGAAGGGGAGATATTTGGTCTGCTTGGCCCGAATGGGGCTGGTAAGACTACCATTCTTTCAATATTATCAACGATGCTATCTCCCTCATCCGGCTCTGCAATGGTAAACGGTCATGATACATGTACAGAACCAGATGATGTCCGCCGCTCCATTGGTATCGTATTTCAGTCTCAAAGTATCGATGAAGAACTTAGCGCCTGGGAAAATATGGAATACCATGCCCGAATCTTCCGGGTACCGAGGGAAATCAGAACCCGGAAGATCAACGAGTTACTTACCCTGGTGGAACTCTATGATCGCCGGTATGATGTTCTGAAGAAATTTTCCGGCGGTATGAAACGACGGCTGGAATTAGCCCGTGGTCTGCTCCATCACCCGTCTGTTCTTTTTCTTGATGAACCGACTCTTGGTCTTGATCCCCAGACTCGCAATCATCTTTGGCACTATATCACCACGTTATCGAAAGAAAAAGGGATTACGATAATTCTTACCACCCATTACATGGAAGAGGCCGACCGGCTTTGTGATAGGATTGGTATCATCGATCATGGAAGAATAATTGCCATTGATACTCCTGATAATTTGAAATCCAGTCTGGGGGGAGATCTAATCACGATCAAATCACCTCTCCTGAATGAAGTTGCACAGGCCATACGGGAACCCTGGATTAACAGGGTTGACGTGCATCAGCATGAGGTTATTTTCAGTCTCATGCATGCAGAGCAGTACGTCCCGATCATTATGACCCGGTTGATTGAAAAGCAGATTCCCATTACCTCTCTGTCTATCCATAAACCTACTCTGGAAGATGTATTTTTATTCTATACCGGGAAAAAAATCAGAGATTCTGATGTTGATTTTTGGGAAAATATACAAAACAGAGAGAGAATGACGGGGAGAGCATAA
- a CDS encoding ABC transporter permease codes for MDVIYAIWLRNMQRFVKSRSRVIGSIMMPLFFICFLGYGLNSVVNIPNLQSNYMEFLIPGMVTMSVMFSSIAAGTQIIWDKQFGILKETMVAPISRYEIMLGQTIGGATTAVLQGFLILFFALIIGLIGSDVTGFISALVIMLIIGISFTAFGIALASSFDNMPGFQLSMSFIAFPIFGLSGALYPISALPEFVRPLTLIDPLTYGVEGVRYGLTGVSQIHPLICLVVIFAFACFTVAAGAYQFKRIKS; via the coding sequence ATGGATGTTATATATGCAATATGGCTTCGGAATATGCAACGGTTTGTGAAATCACGAAGCCGGGTGATTGGTAGTATTATGATGCCCCTGTTTTTCATATGTTTCCTGGGTTATGGACTCAATTCTGTGGTCAATATTCCCAACCTGCAGAGTAATTACATGGAATTCCTTATTCCCGGTATGGTAACCATGAGTGTCATGTTCTCTTCAATAGCTGCAGGTACGCAGATTATCTGGGATAAACAGTTTGGAATATTAAAGGAGACCATGGTAGCTCCTATCTCCCGGTATGAGATTATGCTTGGTCAGACTATCGGTGGTGCAACCACCGCGGTGTTACAGGGATTTCTTATCCTTTTCTTTGCCCTCATCATCGGATTAATCGGATCTGATGTCACTGGATTCATATCCGCTCTGGTGATAATGCTTATCATCGGCATTTCGTTTACGGCATTTGGCATTGCGTTAGCCTCATCATTTGATAATATGCCTGGATTCCAGTTATCCATGAGCTTCATCGCGTTTCCTATCTTCGGATTGTCCGGAGCACTGTATCCGATATCTGCGTTACCCGAATTTGTTCGCCCACTTACGTTGATCGATCCACTGACATACGGGGTAGAGGGTGTCAGATATGGCCTTACCGGAGTTTCCCAAATCCATCCACTCATCTGTCTGGTAGTGATTTTCGCGTTTGCATGTTTTACCGTCGCTGCAGGAGCATATCAGTTTAAACGGATTAAATCGTAA